A DNA window from Camelina sativa cultivar DH55 chromosome 17, Cs, whole genome shotgun sequence contains the following coding sequences:
- the LOC104757038 gene encoding U-box domain-containing protein 6, producing MDVSELEENLFAASDAKLHRDMCKELSAVYCKVLSIFPSLEEARPRSKSGIQALCSLHIALEKAKNILQHCSECSKLYLAITGDAVLLKFEKAKSALIDSLRRVEDIVPSSIGSQILDIVSELEQTKFLLDPSEKEVGDRIIALLQQGKKFDNCSDSSELEIFLQAATRLSITSSRSALAERRALKKLIDRARAEEDKRKESIVAYLLHLMRKYSKLFRSEVMDENDSQCSPPCSPTGQASNEDRAHAFGRQLSKFGSINFKTMNSRKSGQMPIPPEELRCPISLQLMCDPVIIASGQTYERVCIEKWFSDGHNSCPKTQQQLPHLSLTPNYCVKGLIASWCEQNGITVPTGPPESLDLNYWRLALSDSESTNSKSVDSIESCTAKGDKIVPLEESSAIVSQQQHKEEVNVSVVGDEETSDINVLERYQDILAILDKEEDLAKKCKAVENARRLLKDDEEARILMGANGFVEAFLRFLGSAVHENNAAAQETGAMALFNLAVNNNRNKELMLTSGVIPLLEKMISCSQSQGPATALYLNLSCLEGAKPVIGSSQAVPFFVNLLLQGEKTETQCKLDALHALYNLSTYSRNIPTLLSSNLIKSLQVLASTGDHLWIEKSLAVLLNLASSREGKEEMISTQGMISTLATVLDTGDTVEQEQAVSCLVILCTGNESCIQMVLQEGVIPSLVSISVNGSPRGRDKSQKLLMLFREQRQRDQPSPNRDEAPRKTVSAPMSIPAPVSDPESEVKPLTKSISRRKTMTRPFSFLWKKSYSIHH from the exons ATGGATGTAAGCGAGCTTGAGGAGAATTTGTTCGCTGCTAGCGATGCTAAG TTACATAGAGATATGTGCAAGGAACTATCTGCAGTTTATTGCAAGGTATTGTCAATCTTCCCTTCGTTGGAAGAAGCAAGACCTCGGAGTAAATCAGGGATTCAAGCCTTGTGTTCTTTACACATTGCACTTGAGAAAGCAAAGAACATTCTTCAACACTGTTCTGAGTGTAGCAAACtttatttg GCCATTACTGGGGATGCTGTACTGTTGAAGTTTGAGAAAGCTAAATCTGCACTTATCGATAGTCTTAGACGTGTGGAGGACATTGTTCCTAGCTCAATTGGGTCTCAG ATTTTGGACATTGTTAGTGAACTAGAGCAGACCAAGTTCTTGCTTGATCCATCAGAGAAGGAAGTTGGTGATCGGATTATTGCACTCTTGCAACAAGGGAAGAAATTTGACAACTGCAGTGACAGCTCCGAGCTTGAAATTTTTCTCCAGGCAGCAACTAGACTCAGTATAACTTCTTCTAGATCAGCTCTTGCAGAGCGGCGTGCTTTAAAGAAACTCATTGACAGGGCACGTGCGGAAGAAGACAAGCGGAAGGAGTCTATTGTGGCTTACCTCTTGCATCTCATGAGAAAATACTCCAAGCTATTCAGAAGTGAGGTTATGGATGAGAATGACTCTCAGTGTTCACCACCATGTTCACCCACTGGTCAAGCTTCTAATGAAGATCGTGCTCATGCCTTTGGGCGTCAACTATCCAAGTTTGGTTCTATTAACTTCAAGACCATGAACAGTAGGAAATCAGGACAGATGCCCATTCCACCTGAAGAACTGAGGTGTCCCATATCTTTGCAGCTTATGTGTGATCCTGTCATTATTGCTTCTGGACAGACTTATGAACGTGTCTGTATTGAGAAATGGTTCAGTGATGGACATAACTCTTGCCCCAAGACTCAGCAGCAGCTCCCACATCTTTCCCTGACTCCCAACTACTGTGTTAAAGGTTTGATCGCGAGCTGGTGTGAGCAGAATGGGATCACAGTCCCTACTGGACCACCAGAATCTCTTGACCTTAACTACTGGAGACTAGCCCTGTCTGACTCTGAATCCACCAATTCAAAGTCAGTTGATAGTATAGAATCGTGCACAGCAAAGGGCGATAAAATCGTTCCTTTGGAGGAGAGTAGTGCTATTGTTtcccaacaacaacacaaagaagaagTCAATGTGTCTGTTGTTGGTGATGAGGAGACTTCTGATATCAATGTTCTAGAGAGGTATCAGGACATACTAGCAATCTTGGACAAAGAGGAGGACTTGGCTAAAAAGTGTAAAGCAGTTGAAAATGCAAGGCGATTGCTAAAGGATGATGAAGAGGCCAGGATCCTCATGGGAGCCAATGGGTTTGTCGAAGCGTTTTTGCGGTTTCTTGGATCAGCTGTTCATGAAAACAATGCAGCCGCACAAGAAACTGGAGCTATGGCTCTATTTAATTTAGCAGTCAACAATAACAG GAACAAAGAGTTGATGCTGACTTCAGGGGTCATTCCCCTGCTTGAGAAAATGATCTCTTGTTCCCAATCTCAAGGGCCAGCAACTGCGTTATATTTAAACCTATCCTGCCTTGAAGGAGCCAAGCCGGTGATTGGCTCAAGTCAAGCAGTTCCTTTTTTCgtgaaccttcttcttcaaggtgaAAAAACCGAAACCCAATGCAAGCTTGACGCCCTTCACGCCCTCTACAACCTTTCAACCTACTCTCGCAATATTCCCACTCTCCTTTCATCAAACTTAATCAAAAGCCTCCAAGTCCTTGCATCAACAGGTGACCACTTGTGGATAGAGAAGTCATTAGCCGTATTACTAAATTTAGCCTCTAGCCGGGAAGGGAAAGAAGAGATGATATCAACACAAGGCATGATCAGCACTCTTGCAACTGTGCTAGACACCGGTGACACGGTGGAACAAGAGCAAGCCGTTTCTTGCCTAGTGATCCTATGCACGGGAAACGAATCATGTATCCAGATGGTACTACAAGAAGGAGTGATCCCGTCTCTAGTGTCCATCTCAGTGAACGGAAGTCCACGAGGAAGAGACAAGTCCCAGAAGCTTCTGATGCTGTTTAGGGAACAAAGGCAACGAGATCAGCCATCGCCAAACAGAGATGAAGCTCCCAGGAAAACTGTATCGGCACCAATGTCAATACCAGCGCCAGTTTCAGATCCCGAGTCAGAAGTAAAACCTTTGACTAAATCAATCTCCAGAAGGAAAACAATGACAAGACCATTTAGTTTCCTCTGGAAGAAAAGCTACTCGATCCAccattaa